The genomic interval AAACAGGGCTTGTCGCTGGTGCATCTGGGAGCCAAACCAGGCAGGTGAAGGTGCAGGAACCACTTGCTCTTGCACTGTCTCAGAAGTACGGAGTAgctggggaagggctgcagCTTCGGTttggctgctgtccccatgccTGACAACACATGCCTGCTTTTGAGGACTCacgtgctgctgctctctgcgCCAGAGTCACTCAGGAAGGGTTTGCTTGGATTCCCTGAGTGGCCTGAGGACTCCTCAGTTTTCCAACTGCTTGATTCTCTCCAGTTCTTCCGCCTCCCTCTGCAGCCCCCTAActtgctcctctgctctggccTGTAGGAAGAACTCTGATGAGGCCGACCTGGTCCCCCGCCAAGGAAGCCAACATCAAGTGCCCCCAGGTGGTCATCTCGTTCTATGAGGAGAGGTTGACATGGCATTCCTACCCCTCAGAGGACGATGACAAGAAAGAGGACAAGAACTAAACCCTGGCACCCGCCCTGGCCAGCCTTTGTATAAACATCTGAACTGTGGGTTTGAGCAAGAGGGGGAGAACGCAGCTCTGCTCAGTCGGGAGCGTAGAGATGGCTGGAGAAGATGCCCTTTGAAGAGACCAGTATGGTTtctgtgccctgcagctgctccgcTGCTTtatgcagctccatgctgtgtACAGATTCAAACCAGCCCGGCTcactggggggggagggaaggNNNNNNNNNNNNNNNNNNNNNNNNNNNNNNNNNNNNNNNNNNNNNNNNNNNNNNNNNNNNNNNNNNNNNNNNNNNNNNNNNNNNNNNNNNNNNNNNNNNNTTCTGCCTCCGAATGAGTCACTGTTTTCCCGACAGCTTTGCAGAGTCGATCAACACCACTAAAAATAATTTCCGCCTGGCTCTGACACGCAGCCAACACcggggcagcagctgcaccccCCAAAGGGGAAGGATGGGCACCTTGCAGAGGGACCGAGCTCtgcttgcagggctgctttATCTCCACCACCTACAAAGGGAAGCCCCAGGGCTGGCCAGGTTCTGGCAGGACATGGAGAGAGGGATGCCCGGAGCGGGGCTGCGGCTCCAGactgagtgctgtgctcaggATTTGCAGCCCTGGCCGAAGGTGCGGTGCCTGCAGGATGCTTTGCAGTCTATGGCCACAGCTGGCCTCGCAGCTGAGCCATTTGGAGCTGCACACTCATCAGCAGACATGAATATGTATGAAGGGGGGCAGCCAATGGCACCAGCAGCTGCCAGCCTTCACCATGAACTTCTCCTGACATTTTGGCTGCGACACGTCGGGTTTCCAAGCCTCCCTTTCTGCAAACCCAAACCTCTGTGTGAGGACGaccacccccagccccacaaatCTCACAGCGTGATCCTCCcacctgctcccagccctctgctttctgctttgtggACCCTCTCACCTCTCCCTCTGAGCGAGCTGCCCCAGCAGGATCAGCCCTACAGGGAGAGGTGCAATCAGCAGCCCTGTTTCCTACAGCCATCTATCCCCAATTAGCTTGGCCTCGGCCCTGCTTGGCTCCCTCCACCCACGCAGCGAGGACAGACATCACCAGCAAGCAGCAAGCCtcttctactttgtttttatttcaagtcaGAGCACGTCGGCTCTGCCTCTACCAGTGCTCAGGGTATAGGAAAAGGTGCAGGagagcacagggagcagcagcaaaagTAACCAGGGCCCAAGCGTTGCCAGACACCCACTCCAAGGCAGTTGCATGCTGCGTTGCTCTGAGCGAGCTCCCTGCTGGCTGTGAGTCCCCCATTCTCCTCCCCTGTTGCTCCCACGTTCCCCCACTGTGCTATCAACGTGTGGAAAGGTTTGTTCTCCTGCAGAATCCCATCTGGAAGGGGTGGCTGCACAAACAGGCAGGGGAGATAAACTGTTCCCCTCATTCTCGGGTGGGTTTCATCTCTGTTTGTCCCAGCTGCGTGCAGCTCGTGGGGCAAATGCTGCCAGCAGGACCCAGGTGTGGGCAGAGTAtctgcagcctgctgtgggTCCCATGCAGCTGAGACCAccaggagctgcacagagctgctgtcgCTGGGGAAATGCAGCCTCCATGCAGAGGGCTGCCAGAGGGacctgctgggcagcagccagcTCCCCACTCCCAGTCTGAGGCTGCACGCATCACAGCCAGCACATCCCACCCTGCCCAGGGCCAGAAATGTACCGATAACACGGGGCCTCGCTGGCATTGTGACCTAACCAAGCCCTGCTACTACTCCAATTGGAGAGCAAAGGGCCACGGGAATAAGAAACACAGGTTTCACTAACCACTAGATCTCTTCTCCAAAGAGAAGAGCTACACAAACACACTGCCTGGACATCAAGGACAGTTGAGAATCATCAGGGAGAGAGCACACGAGCCCCGGTCaccacagagccaaggacaAAGCCGTGTTCCCAGCACACCCCCAGTCCTGCCAGCCCGGCCTCCTTCTggctcagccagcagcacctcctccAGAGAGGGCTGCAGGTCCTGGGGAAGGCAGGTGAGGTCGCTCAAACCATTTACTGCATCTCCTGCTGTCCACCCAAGGGCTCTGCTGGCTCATCTGGGCTGTCCGAGTGCGCGTCGTCCATGCCAAAGTCGTTCCAGTGGGGGAGGGTCTccaggcagctcagcccctgTGTGGCCCCCAGGCTGGCACAGCTGAAAAGAGAGAGCAGTCAGAGCACTGGCAACACTGCAGCGGCTGCTCTGGTTGTACACAGGGGCAGCACCACCAGCAAGAGGCAGatggtgctggcagcagcaaggaaaaCACAGCCACAACCCCTGTTAGCTCGGGCTGCTGTGCTCTCCCAAACCCTATCCTTCAAGCAAAAAGAGCTCTATTTTAAACACTGCTGGGGTCTAGAAACgtctttctttccattcattGAAAACCAAGCTGAAAAAGCACTTGCAGAAGTGGTACAGAAGGCAGACACAGCCTCTTGCATAGCAGGCTCAAGGAGCACAGGGATGCAGAGCTTCACTGCCACGGAAGCTGCACCTGCAGGACTTGAGTGTGTGGGTGATGCAGAGGTGACAAACAGAGGATGCTTTCCTCTCCCACCATAGCAGCAGAAAACCCTTCACTGGCACCAAGGTGGCAGCCCTCCTTGCCCAGGGAGATCCTGGCTAATTCCCACACACACTGCaagtgctctgcagctgtggtGGGTGTGAGACATGCCTTGCACACTGCAAGGGCTGAGAGAAGATGCACATAAAGTCTATGTACTGAAAGGCTCCAAGGTTCCTCACCGCACAGAGATTAAGGAAGGAATGCATCCAAAGATCTCTGTAATTCTCAGCTTAAGTTTTTCTGGGAGACTCAAGCTCTTCTCTGCTAAGCCTTGGCTATGGCCAGAACAGGTCACCCTCCCAGGCAGCCTGAAGAGCAGCACAGGAGACACTGGCAACAGCCTGTGACATCCATCTCTGCTCATCTGGCCCCTGGAATCCTGCCCACTTGTGTGCAGGGCTAGGGAACACATCCTCAGCTTTATTCCTTTAAATGACTGTAACAAAGATGTGACAAGCAGCTCAAAAAGCCACTCATGAGTCCCTGGAAAACCTGGCAGCTCCTCTCATTTCATAGTAGGAGTTGTTTCCTAACAGTGAAACTCTACTGCACAGACACCAGCCATTTCTAAGCAGCATTCCTACAGCTCCAAGCACAGGCAAGGGGAGGTGTGGGCAGCAGGGCACCATGTGGCTCAGGGTGCTGCTGGTACCAGGTCTGCTCAAACCAGCacaaagcagctctgagcacagcaagAGAGCTGGGGTCTGCCCCACTGTGGTGCCCCTGGGTCAGTCTTTCCCTGCCTGCATTACCTGCCATGCACacctcctccctgcagcagcGTAGGGCggctctcctcctcctgcacccAGCCACAGTTGGACATGGCATAGTGCAGGATGGCTTCTGTCACTGTCTGTGAGCCTTGGCCTTGCACGCATGCCTCTATCTCAGGCACGGAGAGctggctctgcaggaagaggtgCAGCCGGCTGTCGGAGAGGAGGACAACATTCTGCACAACCCTGTGCGAAAAGAGAAGGGGGTGAGGCAAGTCTGCAGGGGCACAGAGCACTCAGCCCTGCCCAGACAGCTCACACTGCCAGGGTGACCCCACCAGCAGATCCACTGCCACCTCACAAACAGCATCTTCTAAGTGCTGCATCCTCCCTCTCATGACCTCCCAGAGGTGTGTGCAAGAGCTTCACTCACTTTTCCAGGaactgctgcagcccctgcctcCTCTTCTCAATGAATTCATCTGTGCTCCCCACAAAGAAGGTGGATTTCCCAGGCAGCTCTGGGACAGGCctgcaggaagaaagcagaggcagcagctcaggaTCAGATTGTCCCAGCACTAGAGCAAGAAGATGTGGGgcaccatggcagcagcagctggcaccctgctttgtgcagagcCAGATCTTATGAGTGCCAGTATCCCACATCCATGTCTGGAGCAAGCCACCCCTCTGCTTTTTTTATCCACATCTTCTCCGAGAGCACATAAGATACCCAGAGCAATGGAACCGTGGTGTCTGGCTGCAGGTGGGGGAAAGCAGGGAGCTCAGGGCATGCTTACACCAAGCCAGCATTCTTCTGGAGCTGCCGCCTCAGCCACACGAATTCACGGTACCGGCGCCGCACACATGAGGTCTTGGCTGTAAAGGCCTTGCTGTTGGTCTgcaccaaaataaataaataaatagagacATAATCCTCCCAACTGAGGGGCAACGAGGCAGGTGAACTCTGCTGTTTCCCAGCAGCCACAACTTACATGAAGGAAGATTTTATAATCCACATAGGAGTTCCAGGAGCCTTCGTTCTGCACTCGAGGGTCCTGGACGCGCACTGTGGTCAGCTCCTGGGGCACAAACACTGCCTGAGCACAGGGCAGAACCTCCCAGTCTCATCCCCATCCaccccccagctctgccccctGCCCAGTGTTCAGCACCTCTCTCCCCTCGATGCAGCACTCAAGGCTCCAGCATTGCCAAACCCCAGCCAGGAACAGATAAAACCACATCAGGAGGCGTCTTACCTCCTCTCGGCTCTCCAACATCCTAGAGCCAGAGCCCAGAAGGAAAcatctgcacagaggaaaaaggatATGGTAGGAAGAGATGGAGCACTCAGACAATCTGGATTCCCCACGTTCTCCCCAGACTCCCAGGAAGTTCACGTTTCTGTCTCACCCAGCAGCACCTCTCCAGCCCCCAGTTCCTAGCACAGCTGATCCTATCCAGTAAGCCACCATGAAATAAAGAGGATGCATccaactccagcagctcccagggcagAGAGCAAAGCAGCACTAGCCTCCCACATGCCCCACATGGGCCACACAGCCCAtcgtgctgctgctgggggatgCTGGAGGCTGCTCCATGACCAGAACTGGGACATGCAGCATCTCTTTTCCTTGTAGCTCCATAGGAGAAAAGGATGGAAGAGCCCAGCCCCTCCCCACACTGCATGGGCAGTTCTGCACTGAAACACCAGTGCAGCCTGTTCAGGTGGTAAGGAAAGAACCCCACTTTGATCACAGCTTCCTCCTCTCACCAGCCTCCCCCTGCTGCCTGCCCAGCACAAGCAAAGCAGCCACCCCCCCAGCCAGCATCCTCCCGCTGCCAGATGagcctgctcctctccctgagatcagcccagctcctgctgctgccccagcacGTCTCCCATTAGCACCAGACACGGACAACGCCGCTCCTCTCAGCTCTTTCACAATTCAACTGAATAAGCAGCAAACTCCAGACCACGATTTCCCCCTCTGGTTAGATGTCGTGCCTGCATTGCAACCGCTCGCCCTCActgccctccctgctcccacccTCCCCAGCACCCCACGGTGCCCTCATCTCTCCCGCTGAGTTTTGCCAtgagctgctgcctcctccaccACATCCCTCGGGCACTGCTGGGCCCCCAGCTGATTTGCTGCCCCACTGCATTCTCCTGCAGTAATCCCTGTTTTGCAATGATAGCACAGACACGGTGCCAGCGCTGCGAGGAAGAGAGAGGACAGACAGTCCCCACACTCCATAACAGCACAGACCAACCCATCCAAGCGTCCCTTCCTGGTCTGGACCATACAGAGCAGGAGAGCTCGTCAGGGGGAGCTGGCAGACCAAACAAAGTGTCCTGGTTTCACCTCTCTGGTTTGTTGTGTAAGGCATTTGGAGCCCCTGGGATGAACCTGAGGCTCAGGACGCAGCCTTGGCTCCTGAGGGACGCGGAGCAGAGAGGCACAGCAACCCTTCACCTGTTCCCAGTTTCTGGAGCTTTGCCTTTTAGGCCACGGGAGCTGCCAAGTGCTGGGTAGCATTGCGAGCTCAGCCTTTATTTATCCGCTCGGTTGTGAAGCAAAGCTCTTCTGAAGGCTGAGCTAATTTTAGCCAGGACAAGGGGAGGGGTGAGCCACGATCCACGCTTCAAAAATCTGGCTCTGCCGGTTTGCAAGATCTCACTCATCTGATCCaatgcagagagcagtgaagGTGTGAATGGACAGCAGAGAAGAGCTGagggcacagagcaggagctcCAGGCCCAGCGCAGGCAGCTCTGGGGTATCTCACAGTGACAGCTCTCACTGTGGCTGggtcaggctgctgctgctgctgccgttTCCAATTTGAGCTGTAAGGGGGAGGGTGAAGGGAACtgaccaaaaaaaccccaccacaTTTCAGTGCACGCAGTCCTCCCCCTGGGGACTGAGGGCAGACAATGTGCTAGCAGTCACCCTGTCGGGCTCAGCAATGGGCGCTCAGCTTTCCAAGGCAGCTGTGATCCCACTGCTTCAAGGGCAAAAACACAAcggggagaggagaagagaaaaaaaaaacagccttcaCGGAATAGCAGAAGGCTGCCACAAAGAGGGGCTGGGTTGCTCAGCTATGGGAGATTGGAGACCGCAGAGGACAGCTGGGGGCCGCTGCTGcatggaatgggatgggatgggatgggatgggatgggatgggatgggatgggacggGGCTGCCTCGGGAGGggtccctgcagccccacagggcCCAGTGCTGCCCGGGGCAGAGCAGGACCGAGCACAGCCCCAGGCGTGGCACAGCacgaggctgctgctgctcgcTCCATGTGGGAACGCACACGTGTCTCACGGCCACGCTTTCACACCGAGCATCAAATAATCCCATTTAAGCTCGATTCAGAGTTAATTGGTCTTCGCTCGATAAACCAAAGGGAAAAGGCAGCTTTGGGGGGCAGCTTTAAGCAGTTATGCCAAATCCTCTTTCGGGGCTTTTGCTTAAGATCCAAATTAAGGGCTCTCGGGGGGAGCCGCTGTTACCCCCACTGCACCGCGGGGGTCGCGATCCGGGGCCGGGGGGCACCGGCACGAACTCGGAACCCGGAGACCTCCCCCTCTCAAGGCCTCAGCCCCGAAAACGAGTCATACAACCTCCCCCCTGCCGCGCTAGGCTCTCCATACAGAGCTCAGCGTACCGGCCCGCAGTTAAGCCCAGATCCGCTCCCTCCCTCTTTCAGAACCCCTCACCTCCTCACGCAGGACGCGGCCCCTTTAAAGCGCACGGCGGCGCGGCGGCCTTATACCGCGAGCTGCACTTCCTTTTCCGGCCGGCGCGGTGCATTTCGGGAGCCGTAGTTCTGTCCTAACACCTCCCACGATGCCCCGCGGCAACTCCCACATCTAACGGNNNNNNNNNNNNNNNNNNNNNNNNNNNNNNNNNNNNNNNNNNNNNNNNNNNNNNNNNNNNNNNNNNNNNNNNNNNNNNNNNNNNNNNNNNNNNNNNNNNNACAATGGCAGTGATGGGGAcagggatagggatggggaGAGGGCTGGAAAtgggatagggatagggatagggatagggatagggatagggatagggacGGGAatagggatagggatggggatagggatggggatgggattgGGAAAAGAATGGGGACAGGGACAAGGACAAGGATGTTACAGGAAtgaggatggggacaggaaCAGGGACAAGGAACAGcgacagggatggggatgaaGGCAGGGATGGGTGTTGTGTCCTTTGCAGTGGGGACAGAGATGGGGAGAGGGACAAGGAcagggatgggggtggggaagGGACAGGGCCAGGACCCCCAGAGCCAGCTGTACCCCCACAAGGAGCTGCCTTGGCTGGCCCGGATCCTCACCATGCTGCTTTAGGCCCCCCCCAACTCCCTgtggctgctcagagcaggatgGGGCACTGCAGGGAGCGGTGCCATCTCCAACCACAGGCAGCCGAGGAAAGAGATGCATAAAAACAATTCTTCAAGAAAGATTTCAGCTCCATTCCAGCCGGTTTGGTTCTGAACAGCCGCGCCGGTCGCCCCCCAGCAACGGCACAATAACTTCACTCCAatcccccccccctcctcctccttctcctcaccccttattccttttctcctctccctACGTCTGTCTGAGGGGCACAGGAACACCAACCctgggaaatattttaaaataaaaaatctccCCGCCGACACCCCCGTCCCCATCCCCGCACCCCCCCCCTCTCCCGTGCACTCTCGGTGAACCTGTGATATTGTAGCAATGGCCCTTGAAGTGCGGTGGGGAGGTGATTTAGGAGAATATTAAAGGCAATGTGGAGATTCGAAGGCGCCTCTCTCAGGGAGATCTGGAGAAATACGCAGCACAGATGGGCTGAGCAGATTAAACATTTCCGTCACATTGTTTTCAAATTGTGTTTGCGGTGCCTGAGGGTTGGTGCTGCGGTCAGAGCACGGCGGAGCCGCACGGAGCTGCTTGATGGAATAAATATTAATACGGCTTCTTCACATCACCACCCCATCCCATCAGATCTCAGCCACCTCCGGCTTCCCCCTGGGCTGGGGCATGGGGAGCCCAatggggtggatgtggggaTTCTGATGGGATGGATACACAGACCCCAGTGAGATGACGTGGGGACCCCAATAGGATGGATATGCAGACCctgatgggatggagatggggacccCAATGGGATGACATGGGGACCCCAATAGGATGGATATGCAGACCCTGATGGGATAGAGATGGGGACCCCAAGGGGATGGACATGGGGACCCCAATAGGATGGATATGCAGACCCCGATGGGATGGACGTGGGGACCCCAATGGGATGACATGGGGACCCCAATAGGATGGATATGCAGACCCTGATGGGATAGACATGGGGACCCCAAGGGGATGGATATGCAGACCctgatgggatggggatggggaccccAATGGGATGACATGGGGACCCTAATAGGATGGATATGCAGACCctgatgggatggagatggggacccCAATAGGATGGATATGCAGACCCTGATGGGATGGAGATGCAGACCCTGATGGGATGGACATGGGGACCCCAATAGGATGGATATGCAGACCATGATGGGATGACATGGGGACCCCAATAGGATGAATATGCAGACCCTGATGGGATGGACATGGGGACCCCAATAGGATGGATATGCAGACCCTGATGGGATTGATGTGGGGAATTCTGTGGGATGGATACATAGACCCCAACGGGATGGACATGGGGACCCTGGTGGGATGGATACACGGAACCCCAACGGGATGGACATGGGGACTCCAGTAGGATGGATACGCAGACCCCAATGGGATGGACATGATGGGAACACAAATGGGACCAGGCACCACGTCCACAGCACATGGGACGAGGGGAAAGAGCAATGCCCCATTACCTCCACTCCTGCAACATCTGAGAGCTGAGTCACTGAGAGCAAGGGGGAATCATTCGTGGTTTAAAGGAGCTGCTCTACCAGTGTGTGAAGGGGGCAGTGCCAGGTTGTGATGAGCAGCACCTAAGCTGCTCCTCCATAGAGAAAGCTGCTCTTTGTGGGGGGGAAAGGAGCTCCCAGCTGCATCCCTTGCTGCAAGTTCCCTGGGGACAGGTAGGCCCTTGTGGACGGGTAGAGCCTGGATTTCAGAGCTTgccacagccctgagctgctttTAGATGTACAGCTGACCTGGTATAAAACTCCCCGGTGTCAGCCGACCCCTCGTGCCTGCCATACCTCATCGATGAATTAGATTCCTCCATTTTCCTAACAATAATGTATGGCACACAAG from Meleagris gallopavo isolate NT-WF06-2002-E0010 breed Aviagen turkey brand Nicholas breeding stock chromosome 29, Turkey_5.1, whole genome shotgun sequence carries:
- the SNX11 gene encoding sorting nexin-11 — encoded protein: MLESREEELTTVRVQDPRVQNEGSWNSYVDYKIFLHTNSKAFTAKTSCVRRRYREFVWLRRQLQKNAGLVPVPELPGKSTFFVGSTDEFIEKRRQGLQQFLEKVVQNVVLLSDSRLHLFLQSQLSVPEIEACVQGQGSQTVTEAILHYAMSNCGWVQEEESRPTLLQGGGVHGSCASLGATQGLSCLETLPHWNDFGMDDAHSDSPDEPAEPLGGQQEMQ